The following are encoded together in the Arcobacter aquimarinus genome:
- a CDS encoding MBOAT family O-acyltransferase, whose amino-acid sequence MLFNSYEFIFAFLPITFFVYFYLNSKRLTVASKGFLVFASLFFYSWWNIAYLPLILISMLFNYVVGNSLAKSSEENKKGLNKSFSKKSILIFGIIVNLSLLGYFKYADFFIENFNLVTSSNVNLLHLVLPLAISFFTFQQIAYLVDSYRGETKEYDFLNYALFVTFFPQLIAGPIVHHKEMMPQFASKWNMVKNYKNIALGLFIFSIGLFKKVVIADTFATWATAGFDNAQTLNLIEAWATSLSYTFQLYFDFSGYTDMAIGIALLFNIKLPINFNSPYKATNIQDFWRRWHITLSRFLRDYVYIPLGGNKKGSFRTYNNLLATFVIGGLWHGAGWTFVFWGFLHGMALIIHRAWTNLGFRMNTILAWFITFNFVNIAWVFFRAKEWEDAIKVLSSMFSLDNVVLPQKYFKFLAEYNEVYFNFGTVYTNIVGESKTTTFILVGFLVILAFKNSMEFKKIFFKSPIVYMIISIIIMAYTVSIMTKFTEFLYFNF is encoded by the coding sequence ATGTTATTTAACTCATACGAATTTATATTTGCATTTTTGCCAATAACTTTTTTTGTATACTTTTACTTAAATAGTAAAAGATTAACAGTTGCCTCAAAAGGTTTTTTGGTATTTGCAAGTTTGTTTTTTTATTCTTGGTGGAATATAGCATATCTGCCATTGATATTGATATCAATGCTGTTTAATTATGTAGTTGGAAATAGTTTAGCAAAAAGTAGTGAAGAGAATAAAAAAGGATTGAATAAATCATTTTCAAAAAAATCAATATTGATTTTTGGAATAATAGTAAATTTATCTTTGCTTGGATACTTTAAATACGCAGATTTTTTTATTGAAAACTTTAATTTAGTAACTTCTTCAAATGTAAACCTTTTACATTTAGTTTTGCCATTGGCAATATCGTTCTTTACATTCCAACAAATAGCATATTTAGTTGATAGTTATAGAGGTGAAACAAAAGAGTATGACTTTTTAAACTATGCACTGTTTGTAACATTTTTTCCACAACTAATAGCAGGACCAATAGTTCATCATAAAGAGATGATGCCTCAGTTTGCAAGTAAATGGAATATGGTAAAGAATTATAAAAATATTGCTTTGGGTCTTTTTATATTCTCAATAGGATTGTTTAAAAAAGTAGTAATAGCAGATACATTTGCAACTTGGGCAACAGCAGGATTTGATAATGCTCAAACTTTAAACCTAATAGAAGCATGGGCAACAAGCCTATCTTATACTTTTCAATTGTACTTTGATTTTTCAGGATATACAGATATGGCAATAGGAATAGCACTGCTGTTTAATATAAAACTTCCTATTAACTTTAACTCTCCATATAAAGCGACAAATATCCAAGACTTCTGGAGAAGATGGCATATAACTCTTTCAAGATTTTTAAGAGATTATGTGTATATTCCATTGGGAGGAAATAAAAAAGGAAGCTTTAGAACATATAATAATCTACTAGCTACTTTTGTAATTGGTGGACTTTGGCATGGAGCAGGATGGACATTTGTGTTCTGGGGATTTCTGCATGGAATGGCATTGATAATACATAGGGCATGGACAAACCTAGGATTTAGAATGAATACAATCCTAGCATGGTTTATAACATTTAACTTTGTAAATATAGCATGGGTGTTTTTTAGAGCGAAGGAATGGGAAGATGCTATAAAGGTTTTAAGTTCAATGTTTAGCTTGGATAATGTTGTGTTGCCACAGAAATATTTTAAGTTTTTAGCAGAATATAATGAAGTTTATTTTAATTTTGGTACGGTTTATACAAATATAGTTGGAGAAAGTAAAACTACAACATTTATATTGGTAGGATTTTTAGTTATATTAGCTTTTAAAAATAGTATGGAATTTAAAAAGATATTTTTTAAATCACCAATAGTATATATGATTATATCTATTATTATTATGGCATATACTGTATCTATTATGACTAAATTTACAGAATTTTTATATTTTAATTTTTGA
- a CDS encoding glycosyltransferase family 2 protein gives MKNIDISFITINYNSSSFTIKLIESIISQTKDLNFEIIVVDNASEKEDFSTLKNFTKNISNLKLIENNINSGFASGNMLGVNYVSGKYYFFINNDCLLLNNTAGILKNFLDNNDDVALVTAKVLDDKKNFSSSYKQFPHVLKQLFGNSIQRFFSKNKFPSNKIKLNKNSQVEVISGSCMFFRADIFCDIGGFDTIFFLYCEEEDISKKVWDIGKKVYFIPEAEVYHKSGGSTSQNILMEREFYISYYHLLNKHFNVFERVLLKIALFFKLFFRVFKKKNGLAIFLSMLKGFPKKESLRYKQKLIKKEENNVI, from the coding sequence GTGAAAAATATAGATATATCATTTATTACAATAAATTACAACTCTTCAAGTTTTACTATAAAACTTATAGAGAGTATTATTTCTCAAACTAAAGATTTAAATTTTGAAATAATAGTAGTGGATAATGCTTCAGAAAAAGAAGATTTTTCAACTTTAAAAAATTTTACTAAAAATATAAGCAATTTAAAACTAATAGAAAATAATATTAATAGTGGTTTTGCAAGTGGAAATATGTTGGGTGTAAATTATGTTTCAGGAAAATATTATTTTTTTATTAATAATGATTGTCTTTTACTGAATAATACAGCAGGTATTTTAAAAAACTTTTTGGATAATAATGATGATGTTGCTTTAGTTACAGCAAAAGTATTAGATGATAAAAAGAATTTTTCATCTTCATATAAACAATTTCCTCATGTATTAAAGCAACTTTTTGGCAATAGTATCCAAAGATTTTTTTCTAAAAACAAATTTCCAAGTAATAAAATAAAATTGAATAAAAATTCTCAGGTTGAAGTAATTAGTGGTTCTTGTATGTTTTTTAGAGCAGATATTTTTTGTGATATTGGAGGATTTGATACAATTTTTTTCCTTTATTGTGAAGAAGAAGATATTTCTAAAAAGGTTTGGGATATTGGCAAAAAAGTTTATTTTATTCCAGAAGCAGAAGTTTATCATAAATCAGGTGGTAGTACCTCACAAAATATTCTAATGGAAAGAGAATTTTATATATCTTATTATCATTTATTAAATAAACATTTTAATGTATTTGAGAGAGTTTTATTAAAAATAGCACTATTTTTTAAATTGTTTTTTAGGGTATTTAAGAAAAAAAATGGACTGGCAATATTTTTATCAATGTTGAAAGGTTTTCCAAAAAAAGAGAGTTTAAGATATAAACAGAAACTAATAAAGAAAGAAGAGAATAATGTTATTTAA
- a CDS encoding acyltransferase, with translation MFNFFQIKKYFKVKKNNKINILTNLKSSRIIVQGNQNSLLIKNSDLKRLKIGIYGNNNILEIDENCMLRDTNIIMQGNNLKVSIKNHCEIGGATIVCAGENNFIQIDEYCLIASNIEIRNNDGHSIFENEKLINPSSNIHISNNVWICQNVKILKGAYIGSGSVIALNALVSSGTYENNVILAGIPAKIIKRNITWSKDLPN, from the coding sequence ATGTTTAATTTTTTCCAAATAAAAAAATATTTTAAAGTAAAGAAAAATAATAAAATAAATATCTTAACTAATTTAAAAAGTTCTAGAATTATTGTACAAGGTAATCAAAATTCTTTGTTGATTAAGAATTCTGATTTAAAAAGACTAAAAATAGGTATTTATGGAAATAACAATATCTTAGAAATAGATGAAAATTGTATGTTGAGAGATACTAATATTATAATGCAAGGTAATAATCTAAAAGTTAGTATAAAAAATCATTGCGAAATTGGAGGTGCAACGATTGTTTGTGCAGGAGAAAATAATTTTATACAAATTGATGAATACTGCTTGATTGCCTCAAATATAGAGATTAGAAATAACGATGGTCACTCTATTTTTGAAAATGAAAAACTAATAAATCCAAGTTCAAATATCCATATTTCAAATAATGTATGGATTTGCCAAAATGTAAAAATTCTTAAAGGTGCATATATTGGAAGTGGTAGTGTGATTGCTTTAAACGCTCTTGTAAGTTCAGGAACATATGAAAACAACGTAATTTTAGCTGGAATTCCAGCTAAAATTATAAAAAGGAATATTACTTGGAGTAAAGATTTACCTAATTAA
- a CDS encoding glycosyltransferase family 4 protein has product MKKVLEVCLSPDLGGLELYMKNITKYLNSPAVINKKSKLKDILKNEKIDYFELSKYNFFKLAHIIDKEEIDIVHLHWTKDIPVVVFAKLLSKRKPKIVQTRHMHMTRFKSDFYHKFLYKNIDMMIAVTNLVKEQLEKFIPKDIRPKIETSYIGANTPKILSYEEKNNLKKSLNITDEFIVCIVGRIEEAKGQHIVLQAVEKLRKNSIKIKTLVVGHYMDENYFNNLKNSYPSDIFTGFVSNPTDFMQISDCLVLATKKETFGLVLIEAMKCGVCVLGSNSGGPLEIIDDEKTGLLFESMNSDSLCEKLSFIIEDEKLKESLAVNAKIKADEVFDSQKQFEKIKNLLKN; this is encoded by the coding sequence ATGAAAAAAGTTTTAGAAGTTTGTCTCTCTCCTGATTTAGGTGGACTTGAGCTATATATGAAAAATATAACTAAGTATTTAAATTCACCTGCTGTAATTAACAAAAAATCAAAACTAAAAGATATACTTAAAAATGAAAAAATAGATTATTTTGAACTTTCAAAATATAACTTTTTTAAACTAGCTCATATCATAGATAAAGAAGAGATTGATATAGTGCATCTTCATTGGACAAAAGATATTCCAGTAGTTGTTTTTGCAAAACTTCTTTCTAAAAGAAAACCCAAAATTGTTCAAACAAGACATATGCATATGACAAGATTTAAAAGTGATTTTTACCATAAATTTCTATATAAAAATATAGATATGATGATTGCTGTTACAAATCTAGTAAAAGAGCAACTTGAAAAATTTATTCCAAAAGATATAAGACCTAAAATAGAAACTTCTTACATTGGTGCAAATACTCCTAAAATTTTAAGTTATGAAGAAAAAAATAATCTAAAAAAATCTCTTAATATTACTGATGAATTTATAGTTTGTATAGTTGGAAGAATTGAAGAAGCAAAAGGACAACATATAGTTTTACAAGCTGTTGAGAAATTACGAAAAAATAGCATAAAAATAAAAACTTTAGTTGTTGGTCACTATATGGATGAAAACTATTTTAATAATCTAAAAAACTCTTATCCAAGTGATATTTTTACAGGTTTTGTTTCTAATCCAACAGATTTTATGCAAATTTCTGATTGTTTAGTTTTGGCAACAAAAAAAGAGACTTTTGGACTTGTACTTATTGAAGCCATGAAATGTGGTGTTTGTGTTTTAGGAAGTAATAGTGGTGGTCCTCTTGAAATCATAGATGATGAAAAAACTGGACTTTTATTTGAAAGTATGAATAGTGATAGTTTATGTGAAAAGCTATCTTTTATTATAGAAGATGAGAAATTAAAAGAATCATTAGCTGTAAATGCTAAGATTAAAGCAGATGAAGTTTTTGATAGTCAAAAACAATTTGAAAAAATAAAAAATTTACTTAAAAATTAG
- a CDS encoding glycosyltransferase family 2 protein → MHSLISIAMCSYNGERFIKEQIDSILEQTYMNFELIIVDDGSKDNTIKIIKEYQSKDSRIKLFQNEKNLGFVKNFEKAISLCNGEFIALADQDDIWKKNKLEVFLKNINENMLIYSDAILIDEHSKETGNQLIRPDGNLVKGKCNKSFIFYNCVSGNTLMFKKELVKDIIPIPKDVTFHDIWIAFLASTNGTITFTDESMTYYRRYNEQVTKNVKKDYKSIRDRLNKKQNSYLLHAENLVNYCKAFRNVKNIDEDLKEILDIFIEHYSHYKEGYFNFKMKACLIKYKNELLAIKREKTRDRYINRYSSKNKLLKLFFYSI, encoded by the coding sequence ATGCATAGTTTAATTTCTATTGCAATGTGCAGTTATAATGGGGAAAGATTTATAAAAGAACAAATTGATTCTATTTTAGAACAAACTTATATGAATTTTGAATTAATTATTGTTGATGATGGCTCAAAAGATAATACTATAAAGATAATAAAAGAGTATCAGTCAAAGGATAGTAGAATAAAACTTTTTCAAAATGAAAAAAATCTCGGATTTGTTAAGAATTTTGAAAAAGCAATAAGTTTATGTAATGGAGAGTTTATAGCTTTAGCAGATCAAGATGATATTTGGAAAAAAAATAAATTAGAAGTATTTCTCAAAAATATAAATGAAAATATGTTGATTTATTCAGATGCTATATTAATTGATGAACATTCAAAAGAAACAGGAAATCAATTAATTAGACCAGATGGTAATTTAGTTAAAGGGAAATGTAATAAATCTTTTATTTTTTATAATTGTGTTTCAGGAAATACTTTGATGTTTAAAAAAGAGTTGGTTAAAGATATTATTCCAATTCCTAAAGATGTTACTTTTCATGATATATGGATCGCTTTTTTAGCCTCAACTAATGGAACTATTACTTTTACAGATGAATCAATGACTTATTATAGAAGATATAATGAACAAGTTACAAAAAATGTAAAAAAAGATTACAAATCAATAAGAGATAGATTGAATAAAAAGCAAAATTCTTATTTGCTTCATGCTGAAAATTTAGTAAATTATTGTAAAGCTTTTAGAAATGTAAAAAATATAGATGAAGATTTAAAAGAAATTCTAGATATTTTTATAGAACATTATTCTCATTACAAAGAAGGTTATTTTAATTTTAAAATGAAAGCTTGTTTAATAAAATATAAAAATGAACTTCTTGCAATAAAAAGAGAAAAAACTAGAGATAGATATATTAATAGATATTCTTCAAAAAACAAGTTATTAAAATTATTTTTTTATTCTATATAG
- a CDS encoding MBOAT family O-acyltransferase encodes MLFNSYEFIFAFLPITFFVYFYLNSKRLTQASKGFLVFASLFFYSWWNIAYLPLILISMLFNYVVGNSLAKSSEENKKGLNKSFSKKSILIFGIIVNLSLLGYFKYADFFIENFNLVTSSNVNLLHLVLPLAISFFTFQQIAYLVDSYRGETKEYDFLNYALFVTFFPQLIAGPIVHHKEMMPQFASKWNMVKNYKNIALGLFIFSIGLFKKVVIADTFATWATAGFDNAQTLNLIEAWATSLSYTFQLYFDFSGYTDMAIGIALLFNIKLPINFNSPYKATNIQDFWRRWHITLSRFLRDYVYIPLGGNKKGSFRTYNNLLATFVIGGLWHGAGWTFVFWGFLHGMALIIHRAWTNLGFRMNTILAWFITFNFVNIAWVFFRAKEWEDAIKVLSSMFSLDNVVLPQKYFKFLAEYNEVYFNFGTVYENILGKDNTTVFIIVGFIVVLAFKNSMEKMYKFKPTYFNLFLSFSFIIYSIFQLNKISEFLYFNF; translated from the coding sequence ATGTTATTTAACTCATACGAATTTATATTTGCATTTTTGCCAATAACTTTTTTTGTATACTTTTACTTAAATAGTAAAAGATTAACGCAAGCCTCAAAAGGTTTTTTGGTATTTGCAAGTTTGTTTTTTTATTCTTGGTGGAATATAGCATATCTGCCATTGATATTGATATCAATGCTGTTTAATTATGTAGTTGGAAATAGCTTAGCAAAAAGTAGTGAAGAGAATAAAAAAGGATTGAATAAATCATTTTCAAAAAAATCAATATTGATTTTTGGAATAATAGTAAATTTATCTTTGCTTGGATACTTTAAATACGCAGATTTTTTTATTGAAAACTTTAATTTAGTAACTTCTTCAAATGTAAACCTTTTACATTTAGTTTTGCCATTGGCAATATCGTTCTTTACATTCCAACAAATAGCATATTTAGTTGATAGTTATAGAGGTGAAACAAAAGAGTATGACTTTTTAAACTATGCACTGTTTGTAACATTTTTTCCACAACTAATAGCAGGACCAATAGTTCATCATAAAGAGATGATGCCTCAGTTTGCAAGTAAATGGAATATGGTAAAGAATTATAAAAATATTGCTTTGGGTCTTTTTATATTCTCAATAGGATTGTTTAAAAAAGTAGTAATAGCAGATACATTTGCAACTTGGGCAACAGCAGGATTTGATAATGCTCAAACTTTAAACCTAATAGAAGCATGGGCAACAAGCCTATCTTATACTTTTCAATTGTACTTTGATTTTTCAGGATATACAGATATGGCAATAGGAATAGCACTGCTGTTTAATATAAAACTTCCTATTAACTTTAACTCTCCATATAAAGCGACAAATATCCAAGACTTCTGGAGAAGATGGCATATAACTCTTTCAAGATTTTTAAGAGATTATGTGTATATTCCATTGGGAGGAAATAAAAAAGGAAGCTTTAGAACATATAATAATCTACTAGCTACTTTTGTAATTGGTGGACTTTGGCATGGAGCAGGATGGACATTTGTGTTCTGGGGATTTCTGCATGGAATGGCATTGATAATACATAGGGCATGGACAAACCTAGGATTTAGAATGAATACAATCCTAGCATGGTTTATAACATTTAACTTTGTAAATATAGCATGGGTGTTTTTTAGAGCGAAGGAATGGGAAGATGCTATAAAGGTTTTAAGTTCAATGTTTAGCTTGGATAATGTTGTGTTGCCACAGAAATATTTTAAGTTTTTAGCAGAATATAATGAAGTTTATTTTAATTTTGGTACGGTTTATGAGAATATTTTAGGAAAAGATAATACAACTGTATTTATTATTGTTGGGTTTATTGTTGTATTAGCTTTTAAAAATAGTATGGAAAAAATGTATAAATTTAAGCCAACTTATTTTAATTTATTTTTGTCATTTTCATTTATAATTTATTCAATTTTTCAGTTAAATAAGATTTCTGAATTTTTATATTTTAATTTTTAA
- a CDS encoding O-antigen ligase family protein: MISSFSLKYEKFTSFFQIILFLSILLFCFFVSFNPSIGKELLNNMFYIWLLSLNFKKLYFNFKNNKIFFLIILFFIWIIFSILMTPTTNYYNFDNFIKYFLLPILIISTSIKVEHIKYLLSSFLLGMFINELISYGIYFEFIKDKFLGFDIVGHKSNPVPFLTSHIEYTLFLSLSILMSLFGIFKVNNKILKVILLVFSITMITNLFLTIGRTGQFTLFITSLFLVGIYFRRNWKYIVFSLITLGCIFILAFNFSSNVNTRLTQGYSDIKKVIKEKDYNTSWGIRLSSYIIIPDIIKNEEFNVFFGMGYCEVDKIIQKIHIDKFGKDSSFSGTFGHLHNTYITIFAGLGFVGLFIFLMLWYYLFTIKIDDYYLNYIRYSFLFVVTFGGLSSNLFWQREVMLLSAIFISIIICLTTKNDKEEINA, encoded by the coding sequence ATGATTTCTTCTTTTAGTTTGAAATATGAAAAATTTACTAGTTTTTTTCAGATAATATTATTTTTATCAATATTATTATTCTGTTTTTTTGTATCTTTTAATCCAAGTATTGGCAAAGAGTTGTTAAATAATATGTTTTATATTTGGTTATTAAGTTTAAATTTTAAAAAATTATATTTTAATTTTAAAAATAACAAAATATTTTTCTTAATAATTTTATTTTTTATATGGATTATTTTTTCTATTTTAATGACTCCTACTACAAATTATTATAATTTTGATAACTTCATTAAATATTTTTTATTACCCATTTTGATTATATCTACGAGTATAAAAGTAGAGCACATTAAATATTTATTAAGTTCATTTTTATTGGGAATGTTTATAAATGAGTTAATATCATATGGAATTTATTTTGAATTTATTAAAGATAAATTTTTAGGATTTGATATTGTTGGTCATAAGTCTAATCCTGTTCCTTTTTTAACATCTCATATTGAATATACTCTATTTTTATCTCTATCAATACTTATGTCATTATTCGGTATTTTTAAAGTAAATAATAAAATACTAAAAGTAATTTTATTAGTATTTTCAATTACTATGATTACAAATTTATTTCTTACTATAGGGCGAACAGGTCAATTTACACTTTTTATAACTTCATTATTTTTAGTAGGTATATATTTTAGACGAAATTGGAAATATATAGTATTTAGTTTAATAACTTTAGGATGTATATTTATACTTGCTTTTAATTTTAGTTCAAATGTAAACACTAGGCTAACACAAGGTTATAGTGATATAAAAAAAGTAATTAAGGAAAAAGATTATAATACAAGTTGGGGAATAAGGTTATCTTCGTATATTATTATTCCAGATATTATAAAAAATGAAGAATTTAATGTGTTTTTTGGAATGGGATATTGTGAAGTTGATAAAATAATTCAAAAAATACATATTGATAAGTTTGGTAAAGATAGTTCTTTTAGTGGAACATTTGGGCACTTGCATAACACTTATATAACTATTTTTGCTGGATTAGGATTTGTTGGATTGTTCATCTTTTTAATGTTGTGGTACTATTTATTTACTATAAAAATAGATGATTATTATTTAAACTATATACGTTATTCATTTTTATTTGTTGTAACTTTTGGTGGTTTATCGTCTAATTTATTTTGGCAAAGGGAAGTAATGTTGCTTAGTGCAATTTTTATATCAATAATTATATGTTTGACTACAAAAAATGATAAGGAAGAGATAAATGCATAG